In Synechococcus sp. Nb3U1, one DNA window encodes the following:
- a CDS encoding LptF/LptG family permease gives MTTQYADSAPRSTEPDPKPRTAPPRRGGFWGSLQLGAGFLELYLFKEMIRPFFLGVAGGTVMMLGNQLFIYADLLVKKGAPPLTILHILILNLPAILVVTFPIAGLFATLLTLGKMGADSEIIALRAAGIPYRKVFIPVLCIGLLVSGLALFTNEVIVPQTNQKVKTLNKNLILAQDAILFNPEEIVRVDDDLWFHVGSIDPETGLMRDLVILDRKAETGHLRYPQVISAQTAQQVGQSWQLRDVVVRRYDQQGRTYYEGQVEEMELNIVNKLVGLIYAEKVPQEQRAGELWDQCQRYRQEQRPSADVARCLTEYHLKFAIPLASFFAVLVAAPLGLQTVRQTGRYGGVALAIVLVFIYYVLMSLGRAMGRVEHIDPWLAAWLPNMIFGGVGFSLLWRFLR, from the coding sequence ATGACCACCCAATATGCCGATAGCGCGCCGCGCTCCACAGAACCCGATCCCAAACCCCGTACCGCCCCTCCCCGGAGAGGCGGTTTTTGGGGATCCCTGCAGTTGGGGGCAGGCTTTTTGGAGCTGTACCTTTTCAAGGAGATGATTCGCCCCTTCTTTCTGGGGGTGGCGGGGGGCACCGTAATGATGCTGGGCAACCAGCTATTCATTTATGCCGATCTATTAGTGAAAAAGGGTGCTCCTCCGCTAACAATTTTGCACATTCTCATCCTCAATCTGCCCGCTATCCTGGTGGTGACCTTCCCGATTGCCGGCCTATTTGCCACCCTGCTAACCCTCGGCAAAATGGGAGCCGACAGCGAGATCATCGCCCTGCGTGCCGCCGGGATCCCTTATCGCAAAGTGTTTATTCCGGTGCTCTGTATTGGGTTGCTGGTGAGTGGTTTGGCCCTGTTTACCAACGAAGTGATTGTGCCCCAGACCAACCAGAAGGTGAAAACCCTGAACAAGAATCTGATCTTGGCTCAGGATGCCATCCTGTTTAACCCGGAAGAGATCGTGCGGGTAGATGATGACCTCTGGTTTCATGTCGGCTCCATCGACCCCGAAACCGGCTTGATGCGGGATTTGGTGATTTTGGATCGCAAAGCGGAAACTGGGCATTTGCGCTACCCGCAGGTGATTTCTGCCCAAACGGCCCAACAAGTGGGGCAATCTTGGCAACTGCGGGACGTGGTGGTGCGTCGTTATGACCAGCAGGGGCGTACCTACTACGAGGGCCAAGTAGAAGAAATGGAGCTGAACATCGTCAATAAACTGGTGGGCCTGATCTACGCCGAAAAGGTGCCCCAAGAACAACGGGCTGGAGAGTTATGGGATCAGTGCCAGCGCTACCGACAGGAACAGCGCCCCTCTGCAGATGTCGCCCGCTGCCTGACGGAATATCACCTCAAGTTCGCCATTCCCTTGGCCAGTTTCTTCGCTGTCCTAGTGGCGGCCCCCTTGGGTCTGCAAACGGTGCGGCAAACCGGACGCTACGGAGGCGTGGCGCTAGCGATTGTTCTGGTGTTTATTTACTATGTACTGATGAGCCTGGGGCGAGCGATGGGTCGAGTGGAGCATATCGATCCTTGGCTAGCGGCCTGGTTGCCGAATATGATTTTCGGTGGGGTAGGCTTTTCTTTACTGTGGCGGTTTTTACGGTGA
- the ntrB gene encoding nitrate ABC transporter permease translates to MQNRFDDTAAWVRRLWAWVFQEQILWPSAGFGILLALWWGIALWRSDLMPTPPQAFVANLDYILHPFYRRGPGDLGIGWLLLASLRRVLTGFLLGAVVAIPMGFWLGMSRSAWLMFNPIVQILKPVSPLAWLPIALSIFNLANPSAIFVIFITSLWPTIINTAVGVASVPQDYLDVAQVLEMPRWRQILKVIWPAALPYIFTGLRISLGIAWLVIVAVEMLTGGIGIGFFVWDEWNRLNLSAVFLSVLVIGVTGLVLDYLLGQIQVWATHRPAAQG, encoded by the coding sequence ATGCAGAATAGATTTGATGATACGGCTGCCTGGGTGCGGCGACTGTGGGCCTGGGTCTTTCAAGAGCAAATACTTTGGCCTTCGGCCGGATTCGGGATCCTCTTGGCCTTGTGGTGGGGGATAGCCCTCTGGCGCAGCGACTTGATGCCCACCCCACCTCAGGCGTTCGTGGCCAATTTGGATTACATTTTGCATCCCTTTTATCGCCGGGGCCCCGGGGACTTGGGGATAGGCTGGTTGCTTTTGGCCAGCCTAAGGCGAGTGCTGACAGGTTTTTTGTTGGGTGCTGTTGTGGCCATTCCGATGGGATTTTGGCTGGGAATGTCACGTTCAGCATGGCTGATGTTCAACCCGATCGTGCAGATATTGAAGCCGGTTTCTCCCCTGGCTTGGTTGCCGATTGCTCTTTCTATCTTTAATTTGGCCAATCCTTCCGCCATCTTCGTAATTTTTATCACTTCCCTCTGGCCTACGATCATCAATACTGCCGTCGGCGTGGCCAGTGTGCCGCAAGATTATCTGGATGTGGCACAGGTATTGGAAATGCCTCGTTGGCGGCAAATCCTCAAGGTTATTTGGCCGGCAGCCTTGCCCTACATCTTTACAGGCTTGCGGATTAGCTTGGGGATCGCCTGGTTGGTGATTGTGGCGGTGGAAATGCTCACGGGCGGCATTGGTATTGGCTTTTTCGTCTGGGATGAGTGGAACCGTCTCAATCTCAGCGCTGTATTTTTATCGGTGCTGGTGATTGGAGTGACGGGGTTGGTGTTGGACTACCTATTGGGCCAGATCCAAGTGTGGGCGACCCATCGACCGGCAGCCCAAGGCTAA